The following are encoded together in the Aliidongia dinghuensis genome:
- a CDS encoding phytoene desaturase family protein produces MHDVIIIGAGHNGLVCGAYLAKAGFKTLILERRGIIGGACVTESPWPGYKVSSASYLMSLMQPKIILDLDLKRHGLEVIPSTPTTVLLDGGRCFTFWPDEERLAREIAAISPRDARALPDYRVNLNRLAPFIRDIIWETPPNISSRRVGELIRSARFAARYFKYRHLFDELYDIMTMSADAYLRRWFENDTVIALFGYYVTGGGTNASMTMPATAFSCIRPMVRDNTTPAGGGGFVRGGMGALSASIASSGRESGLEIRADAPVKRVVVERGRATGVELADGEIIRAKCVASNANAKTTFLKLMAPSELPVAFRAKVGAIRTRSAVFKVHLGVSALPQYTAFAPTSDLAYPSSIRIGSSVAYLEKAFDDAKHGVMSDEPFLTIMAPSLHDPSLAPPGEHLLSIFGGHVAYQDDPDGLEQIRVKLLDRVLTVIERHAPGFRSHVLHSEVLTPNDIEARFDLPNGHVHHGDLTLDQAFTNRPVGGYADYRTPVPGLYLSSSSVHPGGGVTGVPGHNAAREIMRDLGR; encoded by the coding sequence ATGCATGACGTCATCATCATCGGCGCCGGCCACAACGGCTTGGTCTGCGGAGCGTACTTGGCGAAAGCCGGCTTCAAGACGCTCATCCTGGAACGGCGAGGGATCATCGGCGGCGCCTGCGTCACGGAAAGCCCGTGGCCGGGCTACAAGGTCTCCTCGGCGTCGTACCTGATGTCGCTGATGCAGCCGAAGATCATCCTCGACCTCGACCTGAAGCGGCATGGACTGGAGGTGATCCCGTCCACCCCGACGACTGTCCTGCTCGACGGCGGCCGCTGCTTCACCTTCTGGCCGGACGAAGAGCGCCTGGCCCGCGAGATCGCGGCGATATCGCCGCGCGATGCCAGGGCTCTTCCGGACTACCGCGTCAATCTCAATCGGCTGGCGCCGTTCATTCGAGACATCATCTGGGAAACGCCGCCGAATATTTCGTCGCGGCGTGTCGGCGAGCTCATCCGGTCGGCCCGGTTCGCCGCCAGGTACTTCAAGTATCGGCACCTGTTCGACGAGCTCTACGACATCATGACGATGAGCGCCGACGCTTATCTGCGGCGCTGGTTCGAGAACGATACGGTCATCGCGCTCTTCGGCTACTACGTGACGGGGGGCGGGACGAATGCGTCGATGACCATGCCGGCAACGGCCTTTTCCTGCATCCGCCCCATGGTGCGCGACAACACGACGCCGGCGGGGGGCGGCGGCTTCGTCCGCGGCGGCATGGGCGCTCTGTCCGCGTCCATCGCCAGCAGCGGCAGGGAGAGCGGGCTCGAGATCCGCGCGGATGCCCCGGTCAAGCGGGTCGTCGTAGAACGGGGACGCGCTACCGGTGTCGAGCTCGCCGATGGCGAGATCATCCGCGCGAAATGCGTCGCCTCGAATGCGAACGCCAAGACCACCTTCCTCAAGCTGATGGCTCCGTCGGAGCTGCCGGTAGCGTTTCGGGCGAAGGTCGGTGCCATCCGCACGCGCTCAGCGGTGTTCAAGGTCCATCTGGGCGTCTCGGCCCTGCCGCAGTACACGGCGTTCGCGCCGACGAGCGACCTTGCCTATCCGAGTTCGATCCGGATCGGCTCGTCGGTGGCCTATCTCGAAAAGGCCTTCGACGACGCCAAGCACGGGGTGATGTCGGACGAGCCGTTCCTCACGATCATGGCGCCGAGCCTCCATGACCCGTCATTGGCGCCCCCGGGGGAGCACCTGCTTTCGATCTTTGGTGGCCACGTCGCCTATCAGGACGATCCCGACGGGCTCGAGCAGATCCGAGTGAAGCTGCTGGATCGCGTGCTCACGGTGATCGAGCGCCATGCCCCCGGCTTCCGCAGCCACGTGTTGCACAGTGAGGTGCTGACCCCGAACGACATCGAGGCGCGTTTCGATCTCCCGAACGGCCATGTCCACCACGGCGACCTGACGCTCGACCAGGCCTTTACCAACCGGCCGGTCGGCGGCTACGCCGACTACCGCACGCCGGTTCCGGGGCTCTATCTGTCGAGTTCCTCGGTCCACCCCGGCGGCGGCGTGACAGGGGTCCCCGGCCATAATGCCGCGCGGGAGATCATGCGGGATCTCGGTCGATGA
- a CDS encoding class I adenylate-forming enzyme family protein, with product MPAESRAATKRARIAGAAIPSVAERRRTIEAEALPRNMAALISEASRAYGDRLVWDFFEGGEMLTYRDLEPRVHALADGLRSVGVRRGSHVAVMMPNKAAMPLSWLAIATIGAVMVPVNNTYSEREIVYVLTDSETEFLIVDESCLAPVESVLARGELRLDRGKIIVSGESGHSYLDLEQLMRIEPHTPFIDEAVGHDDLLNIQYTSGTTGFPKGCMLSQRYWISAGKVNAFRDGRHYRHILASTPFYYMDPQWLLLMSLYQHATLHVAKRQSASRFMEWVREREIEFCLLPVLTLKQPPHPDDRQNALIRSNVYGVSKLTHGALEERFDVCAREAFGMTEIGPTLFMPIEATDMVGSGSCGVPCPFREVRVADDQGNSLPPGEIGELLVRGPGILKGYYNRPDATRDAFHGDWFRTGDLFRMDDRGFLYIVGRIKDSIRRSGENIAAREVESVLNSFDGVVEAVAVPVPDEARGQEIKAMIVWVDAVFGEPDLTALIAHCQRNLAPFKVPRYFQFVPELPKTSSGKIAKHQLVSGSTAASARVYDRASGAVIATTGAPHA from the coding sequence ATGCCTGCTGAGAGCCGGGCTGCGACGAAGCGTGCACGCATTGCCGGTGCCGCGATTCCGTCGGTCGCGGAACGGCGCCGCACGATCGAGGCCGAGGCGCTGCCGCGCAACATGGCAGCCCTGATCAGCGAGGCGTCGCGGGCTTACGGCGACCGGCTTGTCTGGGACTTCTTCGAAGGTGGCGAGATGCTCACCTACCGTGACCTGGAGCCGCGTGTCCATGCGCTCGCGGACGGCCTGCGTTCTGTCGGTGTGCGCCGCGGCAGTCACGTTGCGGTCATGATGCCGAACAAAGCCGCCATGCCGCTCAGCTGGCTGGCGATTGCGACGATCGGCGCCGTGATGGTGCCGGTCAACAACACCTACAGCGAGCGGGAAATTGTCTATGTCCTGACGGACAGCGAGACCGAATTCCTGATCGTCGACGAGAGCTGCTTGGCGCCGGTCGAGAGCGTGCTTGCTCGCGGCGAGCTGCGCCTCGACCGCGGCAAGATCATCGTTTCCGGGGAGAGCGGGCACAGCTATCTCGACCTTGAGCAGCTCATGCGCATCGAGCCGCACACGCCGTTCATAGACGAGGCGGTCGGCCACGACGATCTGCTCAATATTCAGTACACCTCGGGAACGACCGGCTTTCCCAAAGGCTGCATGCTGTCGCAGCGCTATTGGATCAGTGCCGGCAAGGTCAACGCCTTCCGGGACGGCCGACATTACCGGCATATCCTGGCTTCCACGCCGTTCTATTACATGGACCCGCAGTGGCTGCTGCTGATGTCGCTGTATCAGCATGCCACCCTGCATGTCGCGAAGCGGCAGAGCGCCTCGCGCTTCATGGAATGGGTCCGCGAGCGCGAGATCGAGTTCTGCCTCCTGCCAGTGCTCACCTTGAAGCAGCCGCCGCATCCGGACGACCGTCAAAACGCCCTGATCCGGTCGAACGTATATGGCGTCTCCAAACTGACGCATGGCGCCTTGGAAGAACGTTTCGACGTCTGTGCGCGGGAAGCCTTCGGCATGACCGAGATCGGGCCGACCCTTTTCATGCCCATCGAGGCGACCGACATGGTTGGATCGGGCTCGTGCGGCGTCCCATGCCCCTTCCGGGAAGTTCGGGTCGCCGACGACCAGGGGAATTCCCTGCCGCCGGGCGAGATCGGGGAGCTGCTGGTGCGCGGGCCGGGCATCCTCAAGGGCTATTACAATCGGCCCGATGCGACGCGCGACGCGTTCCATGGCGACTGGTTCCGGACCGGCGACCTGTTCCGCATGGATGATCGCGGCTTTCTCTACATCGTCGGCCGGATCAAGGATTCGATCCGGCGGAGCGGGGAAAACATCGCCGCGCGCGAGGTCGAATCGGTGCTCAATTCATTCGACGGCGTCGTGGAGGCTGTGGCCGTGCCGGTTCCGGACGAGGCCCGAGGCCAGGAAATCAAGGCGATGATCGTTTGGGTCGACGCGGTCTTCGGCGAGCCGGACCTGACGGCTCTGATTGCTCATTGCCAGCGCAATCTCGCGCCTTTCAAGGTGCCGCGGTACTTCCAGTTCGTGCCGGAGCTGCCGAAGACGTCGTCCGGCAAGATCGCCAAGCATCAGCTGGTCTCGGGCAGCACGGCCGCCTCGGCCCGGGTTTACGACCGCGCCAGTGGCGCCGTCATCGCGACGACGGGAGCCCCCCATGCATGA
- a CDS encoding aldehyde dehydrogenase: MSASPDYSSAATVRAALLPSQAFIGGRSVSALSGETLPCIFPGDGKLLGHVAACDTADVDLAVNAARKAFEAGHWSRMAPQDRRKILLRFSELILEHRDELATLETLNVGKPFLNALNGDIPSAASCIAWFGEAIDKMYGEVGPTPADLTAVLTREPLGVVAAVVPWNYPLSMAAWKLGPSLAAGNSVILKPAEQSPYTALRIASLAMEAGLPEGVLNVVSGYGATAGQALGRHMDVDCVTFTGSTEVGKLFMRYAGESNAKRVSLELGGKSPQLVLADSDLDAAAAGVAAGIFANAGQVCNAGSRLIVERRVKDELLERIAKLAGALKIGDPFDPSTRLGPLVSKEQHDRVLGYIDAGLSEGASLLVGGARPAEQSSGYFIEPTIFDGVRNDMKIAQEEIFGPVLSTITVDGFEEGIAVANDTIYGLAAGVWTNDIRKAQRAAKAIRAGVVWVNCFDRGNMAVPFGGFKQSGHGRDKSLHAIEKYTDWKATWYAC, from the coding sequence ATGAGCGCAAGCCCCGACTATTCGTCCGCCGCCACAGTTCGAGCGGCGCTGCTGCCGAGCCAAGCCTTCATCGGGGGACGGTCTGTCTCAGCCCTATCGGGCGAGACCCTGCCTTGCATCTTCCCGGGCGACGGCAAGTTGCTCGGTCACGTTGCCGCGTGCGACACGGCCGATGTCGACCTCGCCGTTAACGCCGCCCGTAAGGCGTTTGAAGCCGGTCACTGGTCCCGCATGGCTCCGCAAGATCGGCGAAAGATACTGCTCCGCTTTTCCGAGCTGATCCTGGAGCATCGGGACGAGCTTGCCACGCTCGAAACCCTGAATGTCGGCAAGCCGTTCCTGAATGCTCTCAACGGCGATATTCCGTCGGCGGCCTCGTGCATTGCTTGGTTTGGCGAGGCGATTGACAAGATGTACGGCGAGGTCGGGCCGACGCCGGCAGACCTCACGGCCGTCCTTACCCGCGAGCCCCTGGGCGTGGTCGCCGCCGTGGTGCCGTGGAACTACCCGCTCTCGATGGCGGCTTGGAAGCTTGGGCCGTCCTTGGCCGCCGGCAACTCGGTGATCCTCAAGCCAGCGGAGCAGTCGCCCTACACGGCGCTCCGTATCGCGAGCCTCGCAATGGAGGCCGGACTTCCCGAAGGCGTCCTCAATGTGGTTTCCGGCTATGGGGCCACGGCCGGCCAAGCGCTCGGCCGCCATATGGACGTGGATTGCGTGACCTTCACCGGCTCCACCGAGGTCGGAAAGCTCTTCATGCGCTATGCGGGCGAAAGCAATGCCAAGCGGGTCAGCTTGGAACTGGGTGGCAAGTCGCCGCAGCTGGTGCTGGCGGACAGCGACCTGGATGCAGCTGCTGCCGGGGTCGCTGCCGGCATCTTCGCCAATGCCGGCCAGGTCTGTAATGCCGGTTCCCGTCTCATCGTCGAGCGACGGGTCAAGGACGAGTTGCTGGAGCGCATTGCGAAGCTCGCCGGTGCGCTCAAGATCGGCGATCCGTTCGATCCGTCGACCAGGCTTGGCCCCCTGGTCAGCAAGGAACAGCACGACCGCGTGCTCGGCTATATCGACGCCGGCCTCTCGGAAGGCGCCTCGTTGCTGGTGGGAGGTGCCCGCCCAGCCGAGCAATCCAGTGGCTATTTCATCGAGCCAACCATCTTCGACGGCGTGCGCAACGACATGAAGATTGCGCAGGAGGAAATCTTCGGCCCCGTCCTCTCCACGATTACGGTCGACGGTTTCGAGGAGGGCATCGCGGTCGCCAACGACACGATCTATGGGCTCGCTGCAGGCGTCTGGACCAATGACATCCGGAAGGCTCAGCGCGCGGCGAAGGCGATCCGGGCGGGCGTTGTCTGGGTCAACTGCTTCGACCGCGGCAACATGGCGGTGCCGTTCGGCGGCTTCAAGCAGTCGGGCCACGGCCGCGACAAGTCGCTGCACGCGATCGAGAAGTACACGGACTGGAAGGCGACCTGGTATGCCTGCTGA
- a CDS encoding LysR family transcriptional regulator: MSNVRNVRHLAVFRAVMKTGSVSAAARLLAVSQPAVTKTLQQIEWEIGVPLFRRIKGRLQPTPESMLLIPKVDQVFGAVEEVERLAAEIGGGKVGQVSIATATTLGASIVATAIAEYRTRRPQAIVKVRALATRQVVEEVANNQVDIGLTDAATIEGTLRTEELCKAFIGCVMPKDHPLAEAATVQLSDLKGENLIAFFEDTLIGLQIRQRLGAVDMPSEIPISTNQSLIACVLASKGLGIGLIDPFTPLSGLFPNVVIRPLVPEMEIRPRFVFPPNRPLSIATTEFIQIIRTTFDEKAKSGQLIFELPKPKQKGGPGARNSVSR, encoded by the coding sequence ATGAGCAACGTCCGCAATGTCCGCCACCTGGCAGTTTTCCGGGCGGTGATGAAGACTGGGAGCGTCTCGGCCGCCGCCCGGCTTCTGGCCGTATCGCAACCCGCCGTCACCAAGACGTTGCAGCAGATTGAGTGGGAAATCGGCGTGCCGCTGTTCCGGCGCATCAAGGGGCGCTTGCAGCCCACACCCGAGAGCATGCTTCTGATCCCCAAGGTAGATCAGGTCTTTGGTGCGGTTGAGGAAGTGGAGCGATTGGCTGCCGAGATCGGCGGCGGCAAGGTAGGACAAGTCTCGATCGCAACGGCAACAACGCTTGGCGCATCGATTGTCGCGACGGCGATCGCGGAATATCGCACACGCAGACCCCAGGCGATCGTCAAGGTTCGCGCGCTCGCGACGAGGCAAGTCGTTGAGGAGGTGGCCAATAACCAAGTCGACATCGGGCTGACCGACGCTGCAACGATCGAAGGAACGCTCCGAACCGAAGAGCTTTGCAAAGCATTCATCGGTTGCGTGATGCCGAAGGATCATCCTCTCGCAGAGGCCGCGACCGTTCAGCTTTCCGACCTCAAGGGTGAAAATCTCATCGCGTTTTTCGAAGACACGCTGATCGGCCTTCAGATCAGGCAGCGCTTGGGCGCCGTAGACATGCCTTCCGAGATTCCGATTTCTACCAACCAGTCGCTGATCGCGTGTGTACTAGCGAGCAAGGGGTTGGGAATTGGCTTGATTGATCCATTCACCCCCCTCTCCGGGCTCTTCCCCAATGTCGTCATAAGGCCGCTCGTGCCGGAGATGGAGATACGACCGAGGTTCGTCTTTCCGCCCAATCGCCCATTATCGATCGCGACGACGGAATTCATTCAGATCATTCGCACGACCTTCGACGAGAAAGCCAAGAGCGGGCAGTTGATATTTGAATTGCCGAAACCCAAGCAAAAGGGTGGGCCAGGCGCGCGCAACTCAGTGTCGCGGTAA
- a CDS encoding dihydrodipicolinate synthase family protein: protein MSQLQLRGLIPAFPTPLTADGEIDDRGLERIVEYQIAGGVSGLVPLGGTGEATALTHAQRVKALEVTVAVAAGRVPVIAGVLDAGFGGACDSARAYEKAGADGLMVIPPFYTRTDQSGLLRYFRALRKEVSVPFVLYDNPYRTHTVIAPETIACMAEEGLAVGMKASNTDLYHLDHVSKLVPDGFAILSGQDTLFVQQVILGASGGVLTSAALIPGYWANVQSLAEQGRVAEALGAQGLLNPLMDALFAEEFPTAVRAAFERIGLSTGTALPPVGALSEAALGRVHAAVDALLDSGVLKEVPKH, encoded by the coding sequence ATGAGCCAGCTGCAGCTTCGTGGCCTCATTCCGGCCTTTCCGACCCCGCTGACCGCAGACGGGGAAATCGACGATCGAGGGCTGGAACGGATCGTCGAATACCAGATTGCCGGCGGGGTCTCGGGCCTGGTACCGCTCGGCGGGACGGGTGAGGCGACGGCCTTGACCCATGCCCAGCGCGTGAAGGCGCTCGAGGTGACGGTTGCGGTTGCTGCCGGACGCGTTCCGGTCATCGCCGGCGTGCTCGACGCGGGCTTCGGTGGCGCCTGTGACAGCGCCCGGGCCTACGAAAAGGCAGGCGCCGACGGGCTCATGGTGATCCCGCCCTTTTACACACGCACCGACCAGTCCGGTCTGCTGCGCTACTTCCGAGCCTTGCGCAAGGAAGTCTCCGTCCCGTTCGTCCTATACGATAATCCCTATCGCACCCACACCGTGATCGCGCCCGAGACGATCGCTTGCATGGCCGAGGAAGGGCTCGCCGTCGGCATGAAGGCGTCCAACACGGATCTCTATCATCTCGATCATGTATCGAAGCTGGTGCCTGATGGGTTCGCGATCCTGAGCGGCCAGGACACGCTCTTCGTTCAGCAAGTCATCCTCGGCGCGAGTGGGGGCGTGCTGACGTCGGCGGCGCTCATCCCCGGCTATTGGGCTAACGTCCAGTCCCTGGCAGAGCAGGGACGGGTCGCGGAGGCGCTTGGTGCGCAAGGGCTGCTCAATCCGCTGATGGATGCGCTCTTCGCCGAGGAGTTTCCGACTGCCGTGCGTGCCGCGTTCGAGAGGATCGGCCTCTCAACCGGCACGGCTCTTCCGCCAGTGGGCGCATTGTCCGAGGCCGCGCTCGGCAGAGTTCATGCTGCTGTCGACGCCTTGTTGGATAGCGGCGTCCTCAAAGAAGTGCCCAAGCACTAG
- a CDS encoding aldehyde dehydrogenase codes for MSEVIDWHARAKGLSIEGRAFIGGRYLPALSGATFDCLNPATGRSLGAIAACEQADVDVAVARARATFEAGHWSRMAPRERKKRLLAFGDLMERHIEELALLETLDMGKPIRDSLAVDLPLSIQCIRWYAEAIDKVYDEIAPTAASAISLIRREPLGVVAAVVPWNFPLLMAAWKLGPILAAGNSVVLKPAEQSSLTAIRIAALSAEAGIPDGVFNVVPGLGEAAGRALGLHMDVDAVAFTGSTEVGKLFLQYSGQSNMKRVGLECGGKTPNIILADAPDLDAAATAAAWGIYYNQGEVCNAGSRMIVEASVKDQVVEKVMAVGKAMKQGDPLDPATELGAMVDATQTERVMRYIEQGQTEGATLRLGGKRVQSEGCFIEPTLFDDVTSRMIIAQEEIFGPVLATITAKDLDEAIRIGNDTKYGLAAAVWTRDINKAFKASSALRAGVVWVNCFDHGDISSPFGGFKQSGFGRDKSLHALEKYTELKATWINLAS; via the coding sequence ATGTCTGAAGTCATCGATTGGCATGCGCGTGCCAAGGGGCTTTCGATCGAAGGCCGGGCCTTCATCGGTGGGCGCTATTTGCCCGCACTCTCTGGCGCCACGTTCGACTGCCTCAATCCGGCGACCGGTCGTTCGCTGGGCGCGATCGCCGCGTGCGAGCAGGCCGATGTCGATGTTGCGGTTGCCCGGGCGCGCGCCACCTTCGAGGCTGGCCATTGGTCCCGAATGGCGCCGCGCGAGCGCAAGAAGCGCCTGCTGGCTTTCGGCGACCTGATGGAGCGGCACATCGAGGAACTGGCGCTGCTCGAGACGCTGGACATGGGCAAGCCCATCCGCGACAGCCTGGCCGTCGACCTCCCGCTGTCGATCCAATGCATCCGTTGGTACGCCGAGGCCATCGACAAGGTCTATGACGAGATCGCACCGACGGCGGCTTCGGCGATCTCGCTCATTCGCCGCGAGCCCTTGGGTGTCGTGGCCGCAGTCGTGCCGTGGAATTTCCCGCTGCTGATGGCGGCCTGGAAGCTGGGCCCGATCCTTGCCGCCGGCAATTCGGTCGTCCTGAAGCCGGCAGAGCAATCGTCGCTGACCGCAATCCGCATCGCGGCGCTGAGTGCCGAGGCCGGCATTCCGGACGGCGTGTTCAACGTCGTGCCGGGGTTGGGCGAGGCGGCAGGCCGCGCCCTCGGCTTGCACATGGATGTCGATGCGGTGGCCTTCACCGGGTCGACCGAGGTCGGCAAGCTGTTCCTGCAATATTCGGGGCAGTCGAACATGAAGCGGGTCGGCCTCGAATGCGGCGGCAAGACGCCGAACATCATCCTAGCCGATGCGCCCGACCTCGATGCCGCGGCGACCGCGGCAGCCTGGGGCATCTACTACAATCAAGGCGAAGTGTGTAACGCCGGTTCGCGCATGATCGTCGAGGCCTCGGTCAAAGACCAGGTGGTCGAGAAGGTGATGGCCGTGGGCAAGGCAATGAAGCAAGGCGATCCGCTCGATCCGGCGACTGAGCTCGGCGCCATGGTCGACGCAACTCAGACCGAGCGCGTCATGCGCTATATCGAGCAAGGCCAGACCGAGGGCGCCACGCTCCGGCTCGGCGGCAAAAGGGTGCAGAGCGAGGGTTGCTTCATCGAGCCGACGCTGTTCGACGACGTCACCAGCCGGATGATCATCGCCCAGGAGGAGATCTTCGGCCCGGTGCTGGCGACGATCACGGCGAAGGATCTCGATGAGGCAATCCGCATCGGTAACGACACCAAATACGGTCTCGCAGCCGCCGTCTGGACGCGGGACATCAACAAGGCGTTCAAGGCGTCCTCTGCCCTCCGGGCCGGCGTCGTCTGGGTCAATTGCTTCGACCATGGCGATATCTCCTCGCCCTTCGGCGGCTTCAAGCAATCTGGCTTCGGACGCGACAAGTCCCTGCACGCGCTCGAGAAATACACCGAGCTCAAGGCAACCTGGATCAATCTAGCCAGCTAA
- a CDS encoding helix-turn-helix domain-containing protein, whose protein sequence is MPRTKTSQSARDELVEIGRDLADLDNESAQIGKRIRDLRVGAGMTLTDLSKAAKVSIGTLSQLERGLVSPTVRTLYTVGNALGVAPAWLIDPSQAAGPSNSESTFIVRANRRQKFLDSGGIRKDIASPAASERLKGFFMVIEPGCGSGAEPYKHTGEEIGLILSGTLELSIDDESYTLNEGDCFAFESSRPHRFSNFGPRPASVFWVNAKI, encoded by the coding sequence ATGCCGCGGACCAAGACGTCTCAGAGCGCCCGCGACGAACTCGTGGAGATCGGCCGGGATCTCGCCGATCTGGACAATGAAAGCGCCCAGATCGGCAAGCGCATCCGGGATCTCAGGGTCGGCGCCGGCATGACGCTCACCGATCTCTCGAAGGCGGCGAAAGTCTCGATCGGCACGCTCTCGCAGCTTGAGCGCGGCCTGGTTTCACCCACGGTGCGCACCCTCTACACCGTCGGCAACGCGCTGGGCGTGGCGCCTGCATGGCTGATCGATCCAAGCCAGGCAGCCGGGCCCAGCAACAGCGAAAGCACGTTCATCGTCCGCGCCAACCGCCGGCAGAAATTCCTCGACAGCGGAGGCATCCGGAAAGACATCGCCTCCCCGGCCGCGAGCGAGCGGCTCAAGGGCTTTTTCATGGTCATCGAGCCCGGCTGCGGCTCCGGCGCCGAGCCCTACAAGCATACCGGCGAGGAGATCGGTCTCATCCTCTCCGGCACGCTCGAGCTCAGCATCGACGACGAATCCTACACGCTGAACGAGGGCGATTGTTTCGCCTTCGAAAGCTCTCGCCCCCACCGCTTCTCAAATTTCGGCCCGCGTCCGGCGAGCGTGTTCTGGGTCAACGCGAAGATCTGA